A portion of the Hoylesella buccalis ATCC 35310 genome contains these proteins:
- the fmt gene encoding methionyl-tRNA formyltransferase, which yields MHQEQLTKENLRIVFMGTPEFAVGSLRALVEGGYNVVAVVTQPDKPVGRHHDTLQASEVKKYALAQGLPVLQPQKMKDPAFVEQLASYKADLQVVVAFRMLPEVVWAMPPLGTFNVHAALLPQYRGAAPINWAVINGETTTGVTTFFLDHQIDTGRIILQKSMPIPDDADVEYVYNHLMVLGAQLCLETIDQLIENGGEIPSTPQEHYAMDEAELHPAPKIFKETCQINWHQPAKRVYDFIRGLSPYPAAWTIAIDGNGKQQTLKIYKSSKTNLAADETPGTMWVENKKLYFATEDNWLEITELQMAGKKRMSAKDFLNGWRE from the coding sequence ATGCATCAAGAACAACTCACGAAAGAGAATCTACGAATCGTCTTCATGGGCACCCCAGAGTTTGCCGTAGGTTCGCTCCGCGCACTCGTGGAGGGAGGTTACAACGTTGTGGCCGTGGTCACACAACCCGACAAGCCCGTAGGTCGACATCACGACACATTACAGGCATCCGAGGTGAAGAAGTACGCCTTGGCGCAAGGATTGCCCGTTTTGCAGCCCCAGAAGATGAAAGACCCCGCCTTTGTGGAGCAGTTGGCCAGCTATAAAGCCGACCTTCAGGTGGTTGTGGCCTTTCGCATGCTGCCCGAGGTGGTGTGGGCCATGCCCCCACTGGGTACCTTTAACGTGCACGCGGCGCTCTTACCTCAGTATCGGGGGGCCGCACCCATCAACTGGGCCGTCATCAACGGCGAGACAACCACCGGGGTCACTACGTTCTTTCTGGACCATCAAATCGACACCGGGCGCATTATCCTGCAAAAATCGATGCCGATTCCCGATGATGCTGACGTAGAGTATGTCTACAATCACCTTATGGTGCTGGGGGCACAGCTATGCCTTGAAACCATTGACCAATTGATTGAGAACGGCGGAGAGATTCCATCGACACCGCAAGAACACTATGCGATGGACGAAGCCGAACTGCATCCGGCACCGAAAATCTTCAAGGAGACGTGCCAAATCAATTGGCATCAGCCGGCTAAACGGGTGTACGATTTCATCCGCGGACTAAGTCCGTATCCAGCAGCATGGACCATCGCCATCGACGGCAACGGCAAACAGCAGACGTTGAAGATTTACAAATCAAGCAAAACCAACCTTGCTGCTGATGAAACACCGGGTACGATGTGGGTGGAAAACAAGAAACTGTATTTCGCAACTGAAGACAACTGGCTGGAAATCACGGAGCTGCAGATGGCTGGAAAAAAACGCATGAGCGCGAAAGACTTCCTAAATGGGTGGAGGGAATAA